The region TCTGCCTCTGTCTCGTCGTCCGTAAAAATGATGCCCTGTCCGTTTAACAGTCCCAGCATCTTCTCTGTATCCACCAGATTCTTGTCACATCCCAGGGATACGCAAAATAGCTTTATATTCTCCATATGAAAATAACTCCTAATGAACATTTAAGCCATCTCTGTCCGAGCAGCACCGGGAATGACCCAGAATGCTTCCCTGTACAGGAGACGGCTTATGATTTATGCGTTCTGCTCTTCCTCTTCCGTTGTCTCTTCCTCCGGAAGGATTTTCACCTTCTGGTGATACAGTTCATCAATGGCAATGGACAGCGGCTTCTTTCCTGCCGCTCCGGCAACCATGGGGTCCTCCCCCGCGATGAGCTGTCTGGCGCGCCTGGACGCTGCAATGACGATGGAATAACGGCTCTGTACCACCGGCTGTTCTCCGGGCTCAATATCGCTGTTTACTACGTTGATTAAATCGGTGTATGATGGATGTAACATATTACATTCCCCTTTCAAATTGTTATATGATTTTTGTAAATGGTTTACTGTCTGTCATCCAGGTGATAAAGCTCTTCCCGCATCCTGCTCAGGAAGTCCAAATGATAGCAGGTCTTACTGTGCTGCAGTGTGATAAGCTGGTGCATCTGCTCCACGCATGCATCAATCTCGTCGTTAATCAGCAGGTAATCATAGGCTTCCATGCCCGACGCCTCCTCAGCCGCACGGCGGAGCCTGGCATTTATGACCTCTATGGTCTCTGTTCCCCTGCCTACCAGACGGCGGCGAAGCTCCCCGGCACTGGGCGGTGTCACAAAAATCAGCAGCGCGTCGGGAAAACGCTTCTTCACCTTAAGGGCGCCCTGAATTTCAATCTCCAGAATCACGTCCTTTCCCTCTGCCATCTTCTTCTCCACATAATCCCTGGGCGTACCATAGTAATGGTTCACGTACTGAGCGTACTCCACCAGACGCCCGTCCTCTATCATCTGCTGAAAATATTCCCTGCTGACGAAGAAATAATCCTCCCCGTCCTTTTCTCCTTCCCTGGGCTGCCTTGTGGTGGCGGATACGGACAATGCGTAATTGTCATACCGCTTTAGCAGCTCTTTCATGAGTGTTCCCTTTCCTGCTCCGGAGAATCCGGATACTACCACTAAAATTCCCTGCTGGTTCATGGTATGCTCTCCCTGACTTTTCAATGTACTTATTTGGATATTCTTATTCATTCAATATTCTGTATCTGCTCCCTGACCTTCTCTATCTCGGTTTTAAGGGCAATGGCCTTGTCCGAGATGGAAAGGTCCGTGGACTTGGAGAGGATGGTATTGGCCTCCCGGTTCATCTCCTGGGCAATGAAATCCAGCTTGCGTCCAACGCTCTCTCCGCTTAAAAGCCCGTTCCTGGTGTTGTGTATGTGGCTTCTGAGACGCACCGTCTCCTCATCCACACATATCTTATCCGCATAGATGGTAACTTCCGCCGCAATACGGCTCTCCTCCATGGCTGTGTTATTTAAGAGCTCCTTTACCTTGTCCTCCAGCCTGTTCCTGTACTCTGTTAAAATCTGCGGGGAACGCTCCTCGATAAAATCCACCAGCGTTTCCATATAATCCAGCTTGCCTAAAAGGTCCTTCTTAAGATGTTCTCCCTCAATCTCCCTGGACTCCACAAATCTGACAGCGGCCTCCTTAAGGGCTTCCGAAAGGATTTCCCACAGATGCTCCTCGTCGTCCGGCACCTGCTCCATGGTAAGCACCTCGGGAAACTTGGCCAGGGCCGACACCTTCACATCGTTCTGGATACCGAACTCATCCGACATTTTATAAAAGTACTCCATATATTCAGCAGCCAGCGCCCGATTGTATTTAAGGCACATGTTGCCTGACCTGTAATCCTCGTAGTTGATGAATAGATCCACTTTTCCCCTCTGGATATATTTCTTAAGGAGTGTCCGAATGGAAGCTTCAAAATAATTGAACTTCTTGGGCATCTTAATACTTAAATCCAGATATCTGTGATTAACGGCCTTCATCTCGACAGAAATCTTGTACTCGTCCGTCACATTCTCGCATCTGCCGAAACCAGTCATGCTTTTTAACATAACGAATGCCTCTCTTTCGCTTTTATCCATAGTTAGTTAGTATTATAATTCATCTGGGGAATCAAGTCAACAAATTGTTCAACAAAGCAATTTTCGGGGTTACAGTTCAGCCGGCGGGAAAATTGGATGGACATCCGATAATGCAAGGCCTTTTCTATTCCTTCAAATTATGGTATTCTTATATTCAGCGGCCCCGGCGCCCGGACATGCCCCGAAGAGAAGATCCTTCCGGTTCCTCCCCGTCCCCTATCCAAAGGGCATTTCCCGCGTTAATACAGGCCCGACAGGAGTGTATATCATATGGCATTTGACGGCATTACCATAGCAAACCTGGTTCATGAGTTCAAGGAAGCCCTTGGAGGCGGACGCATTTCTAAAATCGCCCAGCCTGAAAAGGACGAGCTTCTCATAGCCATTAAAAATAACAAGGAAAATTACCGTCTTCAGATATCGGCCAGCGCAAGTCTTCCCCTTATCTACCTGACGGACAAGAACAAACCCAGTCCCATGACAGCGCCTAATTTCTGCATGCTGCTGCGCAAGCACATCGGAAGCGCCAGAATCGTGGACATCAGCCAGCCCGGCTTAGAGCGCATCATCCAGTTCGATCTGGAGCACTTGGACGAGATGGGGGACCTGTGCCGCAAGAAACTGATTGTGGAAATCATGGGCAAGCACAGCAACATCATTTTCTGCAGAGAGGACGGCACTATCATCGACAGCATCAAGCATGTGTCCGCCCAGGTCAGCTCTGTCCGCGAGGTACTTCCGGGACGAGCCTACTTCATCCCCCAGACCGTTGCCAAAGAAAATCCGCTTACGGTCACTCAGGAGACCTTCCACCAGGCAGTAGGCTCCTCCTCCATGTCCGTCCAGAAAGCCCTGTACAACCATCTCACAGGCATCAGTCCCATTATGGCCGAGGAAATATGCCACCTGGCAAGCATTGACTCAGATTACGGCGCCTCAGAATTGTCTGAAACAGAACTTCTGCATCTTTACCACACCTTTTCCCTGGTGATGGAGGACGTGAAGGAAGGAAATTTTGCGCCGGCCATTGTCTTCGATGAAGGAGGCCCGGTAGAATACGCTGCCCTTCCCCTGACCTGTTACGAGGGCGGCGCTTACCACAGCCAGTCCTTCCGGTCCATGAGCCGTCTGCTGGAGGAGTACTATGCTTCCCGGGACACCATTACCAGGATCCGCCAAAAGTCCTCAGACCTGCGCCGGATAGTCCAGACATCCCTGGAACGCAACTACAAAAAATACGATTTGCAGCTGAAGCAGCTGAAAGACACTGAAAAGCGTGAAAAATACCGCATATACGGCGAACTCCTGAACACCTACGGCTATGAGCTCACCGGCGGCGAGAAATCCTTTACCTGTCTGAACTACTACACCAACGAGGAAATCACCATTCCCCTGGACACACAGCTGTCAGCAAAGGACAATGCCAAAAAGCACTTTGACAAATACAACAAATTAAAGCGCACCTATGAAGCGCTGACAGACCTGACAAAGGAGACCAAGGCGGAAATCGACCATCTGGAATCCATCAGCTCCGCTCTCGACATAGCCCTGGCTGAAAACGACCTGGTGCAGATTAAGGAAGAGCTGACGGAGTACGGATATATCAAAAAACGCCGTTCAAGCGATAAGAAGCCGAAAATCACCAGCAAGCCCTTCCACTACATTTCCTCCGACGGCTTCCACATTTACGTGGGAAAGAACAACTACCAGAATGAGGAACTCACCTTCAAGCTGGCAACAGGCAATGACTGGTGGTTCCACGCCAAAGGCATCCCCGGCTCCCATGTCATCGTAAAGGCAGAGGGCCGCACCGACCTTCCCGACCGTCTCTTTGAAGAAGCCGGCTCCCTGGCCGCCTACTATTCCAAAGGACGTGACAACGACAAGGTGGAAATCGACTACATCCAGAAAAAGAACATCAAAAAGGCAGCCGGAGCCGCGCCTGGATTCGTGATCTACCATACCAATTACTCTTTGGTGGCGTCGCCGGGGTGTGCGTTGAACGAGGTGGGGTGATTTGGATTTGAATTTTGGTGGGTGAGGGTACGTCCGCGGAGAGGGAGAGGCGGACCGTGTATCTCTCCCGCCAAGTTTATAAATCCCAATCAGCCGGGTATAGACAGATGCTTGAGTTTAGGTTTCTCAACTTGAGGTGTCACTTTATTGTTTTATTGTACTCAAACAGAATGGGTGGCCTTCGGGGTCGAACATTACGGTTGAGGTGTCAAAATATTGGACTTCCGACTTGGTGGCGCCGCAGTTCAGGGCGTGGGAAACGGCTTGATTCAGGTCCTGGACATAAAAATCCATATGGGCCATCTGCTGTTGTCTGCCCTTTTTTCAGGGCCAGACAGGCGGGATATAATCTTCCACTTCCTGAAAAGCCAGAATCCATCCCTGATGCGAGCGCAACCCCGCCCATCCATTACCGGAGAGCACCTTCTCCCATCCAAGCAGCTCCACATAAAAATCCGCTAACGCATCCGCATCCTTCAATCGTAAGCAAATCCCGCAATTTCACGAATCATTACGACCATCCTATCTCTGCAAACAATTCAATTCTTCCTTTGCTTTTTTCTCATGTGGCGGCCGGAGGACACAGCCCTGCCCCTCCCCACGGACGTACCCCACAGCCATAACATTAAAAAACAAAAAACAACTGCCTGCCATAATTTCTTACGACAGCCAGTTGATTTTCCATTACATTAACACCTAATCCAACCAGTGAATTAGTTGTACTTACGCTTACGAGCAGCTTCAGACTTTTTCTTACGTCTTACGCTTGGCTTCTCGTAATGCTCTCTCTTACGAATTTCCTGCTGAATGCCAGCCTTTGCACAGTTTCTTTTGAATCTGCGTAAAGCACTGTCTAAGCTCTCGTTATCTTTAACAATTACGTTTGACATCGCTCACACCTAACCTCCCTCCAGTTGTGTAATTGTGCATAATACAACTGTTTGGGTATTTTTAGCACTGCTATGATTATAGCATAAAAATACCGTACGTCAAGAATTTTTTTATAATTCTTACATTTATTTTTAAATTTTATCTGCACATGTACTATTTTGTCTGTTCTTCCACTGTCTCAACCGCTTTTTTAAGAGCATCGTCGATACCTGCCGGATTCTTGCCGCCGGCCTGGGCCATGTTGGGACGGCCGCCGCCGCCGCCGCCCACAAGACCAGCTATGGCCTTAATCAGGTTTCCTGCATGAGCTCCCTTTTTCTGGGCTGAGTCTGTGGCTGTTGCCATCAGGTTCACCTTGCCGTCCTGCTCGCAGGCCAGTACAATGACGCCTTCTCCCAGCTTGTCCTTTAACTGGTCGCCTAAGTTTCTCATGCCGTTCATGTCCACTCCGGTTACTTTGGCTGCCAGAACCTTAAGTCCGTTTACTTCCTTGACCTGGCTCATAACATCTCCCAAGGAGTCATTGGCAAGCTTGCTCTTAAGCTTCTCATTTTCGGAGTGAAGGGTCTTAATTTCTTCCAGAAGGGACTGTATCTTGGAAGTCAGCGCGGACGGTGTTGTCTTGGCTGTCCTGGCCGCCTCCTGAAGCTCCTCTTCCACCTCCTGATAATGTTTCATAAGCCCCTCGGATGTAAGCGCCTCAATACGCCTTACACCGGCGGCAATACCAGCCTCGGAAATAATCTTAAAATATGCAATGGTGCCTGTATTTAGCACATGGGTGCCGCCGCAGAGCTCTGTGGAGAAATCTCCCATGCGCACCACGCGGACCTTATCTCCGTATTTTTCACCGAACAGAGCCATGGCTCCTGTTTTCTTGGCCTCCTCCAGTGTCATAACCTGGGTGACTACCGGAAGGGATGCCTGGATTTCCTGGTTCACCAGCTCCTCCACCTTCTTAATCTCATCCGGTGTCATGGCTGAAAAATGGGTAAAGTCAAAACGCAGCCTGCCCGCATCCACATAGGAACCTGCCTGCTCCACATGGTCTCCCAATACCTTGCGCAGAGCCTTCTGAAGCAGATGGGTGGCGCTGTGGTTCTTGCATGTAAGAGCGCGGTTGTGGGCGCAGACAGACAGGGTCACGGTTTCCCCTACCTGGAACATGCCTTTTGTCATGACTCCCACATGGCCTACCTTGCCGCCCTGAAGATGTATGGTATCCTCTACCTTAAAGGAGCCGTTTTCATTGGAAATAACACCTGTATCTCCCTGCTGGCCGCCCATGGTTCCGTAAAACGGGGTCTGCTCCACGATGATGGTACCCTTCTGTCCGTCTGTAAGGGCCTGTACCAGCTCGTCTTCCGTGGTCAGTACAGTCACCCTGGAATCAGCCGTCAGTCTGTCATAACCAATGAATTCAGTGGTAACAGATGGATCGATGGACTGGTATACAGTCACGTCGGCCCCCATGTAATTGGTAGTCTTGCGGGCCTTTCTGGCCTTTTCCTTCTGCTCCTTCATGGCTGCGGCAAAGCCGTCCTCATCCACGGTGCAGCCTCTCTCTTCCAAAATTTCCTTGGTGAGATCCAGAGGGAATCCATAGGTGTCATACAGCTTGAAAGCATTGGCTCCGGAAAGACACTTATTTCCGGTTTTCTGCATCTCATCCTCCATCTCACCCAGGATGCTAAGTCCCTGGTCAATGGTCTTGTTGAACTTTTCCTCTTCCTCGGACAGTACCTTAAAAATCATGGCCTGCTTTTCTTCCAGCTCAGGATAGCCGTCCTTGGACAATTCGATGACTGTCTCGGAAAGACCGGCCAGGAACCTGCCTTCAATCCCCAGCTTTCTCCCATGGCGGGCAGCACGGCGCAGGAGGCGGCGCAGCACATAGCCCCTTCCCTCGTTGGACGGCATGATTCCGTCTGAAATCATGAAGGTACAGGACTTAACATGGTCTGTAACAATGCGCAGGGACACATCTGTCTCGTGGTCCTTCTGATATTCTGTATGCGCAAGCTCGCAGACCCTGTCCAAAAGCGCCTTGTTGGTGTCAACGGTGAACAGGGAGTCAACGCCCTGAACCACCACAGCCAGACGCTCCAGGCCCATGCCCGTATCAATATTCTTATGCTCCAGCTCTGTATAATGACCATGTCCGTCATTGTCGAACTGGGTAAATACATTGTTCCATACCTCAATATAGCGGTCGCAGTCACAGCCCACCGTACATCCGGGTTTTCCGCAGCCAAATGCCTCGCCTCTGTCGTAATATACCTCTGAGCAAGGACCGCAGGGGCCTGAGCCGTGCTCCCAGAAGTTGTCCTCCTTGCCGAACTTGAAGATGCGCTCAGCCGGAATCCCGATTTCCCTGTTCCAGATGCCGAATGCCTCATCGTCATCCAGGTACACGCTGGGATACAGCCTGTCCGGGTCCAGTCCCACCACATCGGTCAGAAATTCCCAGGTCCAGTGGATGGCTTCTGTTTTAAAATAATCCCCAAAAGAGAAATTACCCAGCATCTCGAAAAAGGTGCCGTGACGGGCTGTCTTTCCTATATTCTCAATGTCACCGGTGCGGATACACTTCTGGCAGGTGGTAACCCTCTTCCTGGGCGGAATCTCCTGTCCTGTGAAATATGGCTTCAGGGGAGCCATACCGGAATTGATTAAAAGCAGGCTGTTATCATTATGCGGCACCAGTGAAAAGCTCTTCATTGCCAGATGGCCCTTGCTCTCAAAAAATTCAAGGAACATCCGGCGAAGCTCGTTCACGCCGCGGTACTGTGGTTCTTTCACTTTATTTTCCTCCATATCATTGCTCTCATTACATAACCGTCATTTTACCATAACGCTATATAATTATCAAGACTGTCTTAACAAAAAAGAAAGGGAAAACCAATGATTTTCCATTGTTTTTCCCTCTTACCCGCAATTTTCAGTCCCCGTCATACGGACTGTTCTTTCCATGCCTTCGCCTGCTACGGCAATGCCGTTTGGGAAGAATCCTCATCCTCGTAGAACACCCCGTTGGCCTCCTCATAGCGGCCTGCCAGCTCGTAAGCCCTGTCCCTAGTCAGACTGACCAATGCGGCCGCATAACTGATTCCCTCCATGGATCCGCTGTTTCTGCCCGAACTCTCCGCCGCCCTGGCATCCCTGTTCTTAAGCCATTCCTGCTGTTCGGAAGCCAGCTTTGCCGCATCCTCCTGGGACAGCATCTCCATCAGCGCATTGTAAATGGAATTCAGCTCTCCTTCCCACAGCTTAAGCTCTGTCTCCGCTGAGGTTTTGATGGAATATACATTGGAATCCGTTTCCTCCTCCCGCATCTTAAGGATCTGGGTGTCCAAATCCTCCAGGCGTTTACGGTAGTCTACAATAAGACTTGCCTTGTACTCCCTGGTCCTGGCTCCTGTGAGAGGGGAAATAGGCATATCCTTTTCCGAAGCAGTTTCCGAAACAGCGGCTCCCTCACCTGCACCGGCGGATCCGGCAGTATCCGAAGCCATCGTCTCCTCAGCGGCATCCGCCATTGCCGGAGCTGCATGGTCCGAAGGAAAGGCCCCCGCTGCCTCTGCTGCCGAAGCCGCTGCGTAAGCTGCGTTTCCAGGATCTGCACTTCCGGGACCTGCATCTCCCGATGCAGCGTTTCCTGAAGCTGCATTCCCAGGTCCCGCATCTCCCGTCATCCTGCGCTCCGCAGGTGTTGCGGGCGCTGCCCTGCCAGCCGCCATACCTGCATCCGCCCCGCCCGTTTCTGTATCCAGCTGTCCCAAAGCCGGGGCAAAGGATGACGCCGCCGTCTCTTCTGCCCCTGCTGTAATCTCAGCCATCATGGCTGCTCCCTGGCTGTTCACATAGTATTTGGTATAGTGGGTAACACCAGTTCCTATGACCAGGATACAGCCAATTACAATCCATATCCTTTTTTCTTTCATCGCAACACATCCCTGCCATAATCATGTATTAACCTTATCACAAAAAAGGAAGAAAAGAAACACGAAGATAAAAGGAGTAATAGATTGTAAGAGATATGTAAGAAAATCAGGAACAGATACAAATGCAAAAAAAGCGCCGCATCCCCTGCTCCGAACGTAAGCCAGGGTTAAGCAGCGCCTTCCCGCTTTTAAACTGTATCAGGGTGAAGCTTATTTATGCCTCCAGCCCCTGGTCTGTCATCAGATTCTCACCATCTGCCGCAGAGGTGGCCAGGGCATCGCATTTCTCATTTTCAGGATGGCCTGCATGTCCTTTTACCCAGATGAATTTTACCTGGTGGGGTTCCTTTGCCTTTAGCAGGCGTTTCCAGAGGTCGATATTCTTAACCGGCCCGCTTTTTCCCCTGTTCCACCCCTTTGTCACCCAGCTGTCAATCCAATGCTGGTTAAACGCATCTGTCAGGTATTTGGAATCCGAATATAATTCCACCTGGCACGGCCTGTTTAACGCCTCCAGCCCTACAATAGCAGCCATCAGCTCCATCCGGTTGTTGGTGGTGCGTACATACCCGCCGGACATAGTCTTCTCATGAAGCTGGCCGCTGCTGTCCATAAAATGAAGCACTGTCCCGTAACCGCCCGGACCGTCAGGATTTCCCCTGGCAGAACCGTCTGTGTAAATCTGTACTTTCGTCATGTGTCAAAATCTCCTGTCAGTAACATTCTATCTGTCCCATTTATCGCACAGGGCAAGAATCTGTTCCGTAAAACGGGTCAAGTCCTTATTAGCGCCGCCCTCATTGCGGTGAATCACATCAAGCAGCATCTTGCCCGCATCCACCAGCCTGGTGTAAACACCGCTGGCCCTGCGTTTGGCGGCAGTCTCCTTCTTAATTAGAACACCCTCTGTCTCTTTAATCCAGAAGCCTTTTATGAGGTCAAACTGGGAACCGGAAAAAGGCGCCTTGGCTGCCAGTTTCAGCTGGGTATTCAGCACATCCGTAAAGGATACGCAGGATTCCTCGCTTCCATGGACCACAAACACATAGTCCGGCTTTTTCTCAAATGCGGATATCCAGGTGATAAGCCCGTCCCTGTCCGCATGGCCGCTGATACCCTCCATGGTTTCTATATGGGCCCGCACATCAATTTCCTCTCCAAATATCTTCACGGTCTGAGCCCCGTCCTGAAGAATCCGCCCTAGGGTTCCCTCTGCCTGGTATCCCGCGAACACAACGGAACACTCCGGCCTCCACAGATTATGTTTCAGGTGGTG is a window of Enterocloster clostridioformis DNA encoding:
- the rpoZ gene encoding DNA-directed RNA polymerase subunit omega, with the protein product MLHPSYTDLINVVNSDIEPGEQPVVQSRYSIVIAASRRARQLIAGEDPMVAGAAGKKPLSIAIDELYHQKVKILPEEETTEEEEQNA
- the gmk gene encoding guanylate kinase, encoding MNQQGILVVVSGFSGAGKGTLMKELLKRYDNYALSVSATTRQPREGEKDGEDYFFVSREYFQQMIEDGRLVEYAQYVNHYYGTPRDYVEKKMAEGKDVILEIEIQGALKVKKRFPDALLIFVTPPSAGELRRRLVGRGTETIEVINARLRRAAEEASGMEAYDYLLINDEIDACVEQMHQLITLQHSKTCYHLDFLSRMREELYHLDDRQ
- a CDS encoding YicC/YloC family endoribonuclease; its protein translation is MLKSMTGFGRCENVTDEYKISVEMKAVNHRYLDLSIKMPKKFNYFEASIRTLLKKYIQRGKVDLFINYEDYRSGNMCLKYNRALAAEYMEYFYKMSDEFGIQNDVKVSALAKFPEVLTMEQVPDDEEHLWEILSEALKEAAVRFVESREIEGEHLKKDLLGKLDYMETLVDFIEERSPQILTEYRNRLEDKVKELLNNTAMEESRIAAEVTIYADKICVDEETVRLRSHIHNTRNGLLSGESVGRKLDFIAQEMNREANTILSKSTDLSISDKAIALKTEIEKVREQIQNIE
- a CDS encoding Rqc2 family fibronectin-binding protein, whose translation is MAFDGITIANLVHEFKEALGGGRISKIAQPEKDELLIAIKNNKENYRLQISASASLPLIYLTDKNKPSPMTAPNFCMLLRKHIGSARIVDISQPGLERIIQFDLEHLDEMGDLCRKKLIVEIMGKHSNIIFCREDGTIIDSIKHVSAQVSSVREVLPGRAYFIPQTVAKENPLTVTQETFHQAVGSSSMSVQKALYNHLTGISPIMAEEICHLASIDSDYGASELSETELLHLYHTFSLVMEDVKEGNFAPAIVFDEGGPVEYAALPLTCYEGGAYHSQSFRSMSRLLEEYYASRDTITRIRQKSSDLRRIVQTSLERNYKKYDLQLKQLKDTEKREKYRIYGELLNTYGYELTGGEKSFTCLNYYTNEEITIPLDTQLSAKDNAKKHFDKYNKLKRTYEALTDLTKETKAEIDHLESISSALDIALAENDLVQIKEELTEYGYIKKRRSSDKKPKITSKPFHYISSDGFHIYVGKNNYQNEELTFKLATGNDWWFHAKGIPGSHVIVKAEGRTDLPDRLFEEAGSLAAYYSKGRDNDKVEIDYIQKKNIKKAAGAAPGFVIYHTNYSLVASPGCALNEVG
- the rpsU gene encoding 30S ribosomal protein S21 — translated: MSNVIVKDNESLDSALRRFKRNCAKAGIQQEIRKREHYEKPSVRRKKKSEAARKRKYN
- the alaS gene encoding alanine--tRNA ligase; its protein translation is MEENKVKEPQYRGVNELRRMFLEFFESKGHLAMKSFSLVPHNDNSLLLINSGMAPLKPYFTGQEIPPRKRVTTCQKCIRTGDIENIGKTARHGTFFEMLGNFSFGDYFKTEAIHWTWEFLTDVVGLDPDRLYPSVYLDDDEAFGIWNREIGIPAERIFKFGKEDNFWEHGSGPCGPCSEVYYDRGEAFGCGKPGCTVGCDCDRYIEVWNNVFTQFDNDGHGHYTELEHKNIDTGMGLERLAVVVQGVDSLFTVDTNKALLDRVCELAHTEYQKDHETDVSLRIVTDHVKSCTFMISDGIMPSNEGRGYVLRRLLRRAARHGRKLGIEGRFLAGLSETVIELSKDGYPELEEKQAMIFKVLSEEEEKFNKTIDQGLSILGEMEDEMQKTGNKCLSGANAFKLYDTYGFPLDLTKEILEERGCTVDEDGFAAAMKEQKEKARKARKTTNYMGADVTVYQSIDPSVTTEFIGYDRLTADSRVTVLTTEDELVQALTDGQKGTIIVEQTPFYGTMGGQQGDTGVISNENGSFKVEDTIHLQGGKVGHVGVMTKGMFQVGETVTLSVCAHNRALTCKNHSATHLLQKALRKVLGDHVEQAGSYVDAGRLRFDFTHFSAMTPDEIKKVEELVNQEIQASLPVVTQVMTLEEAKKTGAMALFGEKYGDKVRVVRMGDFSTELCGGTHVLNTGTIAYFKIISEAGIAAGVRRIEALTSEGLMKHYQEVEEELQEAARTAKTTPSALTSKIQSLLEEIKTLHSENEKLKSKLANDSLGDVMSQVKEVNGLKVLAAKVTGVDMNGMRNLGDQLKDKLGEGVIVLACEQDGKVNLMATATDSAQKKGAHAGNLIKAIAGLVGGGGGGRPNMAQAGGKNPAGIDDALKKAVETVEEQTK
- a CDS encoding lysozyme inhibitor LprI family protein; translated protein: MKEKRIWIVIGCILVIGTGVTHYTKYYVNSQGAAMMAEITAGAEETAASSFAPALGQLDTETGGADAGMAAGRAAPATPAERRMTGDAGPGNAASGNAASGDAGPGSADPGNAAYAAASAAEAAGAFPSDHAAPAMADAAEETMASDTAGSAGAGEGAAVSETASEKDMPISPLTGARTREYKASLIVDYRKRLEDLDTQILKMREEETDSNVYSIKTSAETELKLWEGELNSIYNALMEMLSQEDAAKLASEQQEWLKNRDARAAESSGRNSGSMEGISYAAALVSLTRDRAYELAGRYEEANGVFYEDEDSSQTALP
- the rnhA gene encoding ribonuclease HI; translation: MTKVQIYTDGSARGNPDGPGGYGTVLHFMDSSGQLHEKTMSGGYVRTTNNRMELMAAIVGLEALNRPCQVELYSDSKYLTDAFNQHWIDSWVTKGWNRGKSGPVKNIDLWKRLLKAKEPHQVKFIWVKGHAGHPENEKCDALATSAADGENLMTDQGLEA